One genomic segment of Candidatus Hydrogenedentota bacterium includes these proteins:
- a CDS encoding Gfo/Idh/MocA family oxidoreductase, whose protein sequence is MTIRSDRRVAIIGASGIGKHHAKWWAHAGADVCAFAGTSPESIAKTHDTLTTLFGFAGRGYTRVEEMIEVERPDIVDVCSPPPLHARHVRAALESGCHVLCEKPFVYDPALSRGELMDAAASLASLAQRRGCLLSVSTQYAAAALSFARIWANREPVAHYHGHLESPARNRPPDPVRVWVDLSPHPLSVLLKLAPDGEVLWNTLDTRFAGYEAIAKFDVRRANGACLHAVIVTRNALDPPLNVRHFKYNGYPFIVEGQNDESGVYRARIETPDGDHIEPDMLHASIVEFLRGEPVATMDESLRNLDWMLRIRDTAREAAQ, encoded by the coding sequence ATGACGATCAGAAGTGATAGGCGCGTTGCGATAATCGGCGCAAGCGGCATCGGCAAGCACCATGCGAAGTGGTGGGCGCACGCGGGGGCCGATGTGTGCGCCTTTGCGGGAACGTCGCCGGAGTCCATCGCCAAGACGCACGACACGCTCACGACGCTCTTCGGATTTGCCGGACGCGGTTATACCCGCGTGGAGGAAATGATCGAGGTTGAGCGTCCGGATATCGTGGATGTCTGCTCCCCTCCCCCGCTTCACGCCCGACATGTGCGCGCGGCGCTGGAATCTGGTTGCCATGTCCTCTGCGAAAAGCCCTTTGTCTACGATCCCGCCCTGTCGCGCGGGGAATTGATGGATGCGGCGGCCAGTCTGGCTTCGCTTGCACAACGCCGCGGATGCCTCCTGTCCGTTTCAACGCAATATGCAGCGGCCGCGTTGTCATTTGCCCGGATTTGGGCCAATCGTGAGCCTGTCGCCCATTACCACGGCCATCTCGAATCGCCTGCACGCAACCGCCCTCCCGATCCGGTACGTGTTTGGGTGGATCTCTCCCCTCACCCCCTGAGTGTGTTGTTGAAACTGGCGCCGGATGGCGAAGTCCTCTGGAACACACTCGACACGCGGTTCGCCGGATACGAGGCCATCGCGAAATTCGACGTGCGGCGGGCGAACGGCGCCTGTCTGCATGCCGTTATCGTTACGCGCAACGCGCTCGATCCGCCCCTCAATGTCCGCCATTTCAAATACAATGGCTATCCGTTCATCGTGGAAGGACAAAACGACGAGAGTGGCGTCTACCGCGCGCGCATTGAAACACCCGATGGCGACCACATCGAGCCCGACATGCTGCACGCCTCCATCGTCGAATTCCTGCGCGGCGAGCCTGTCGCAACCATGGACGAATCGCTGCGCAATCTCGATTGGATGCTGCGCATCCGCGACACGGCGCGGGAGGCCGCACAATAA